One segment of Patescibacteria group bacterium DNA contains the following:
- the ybeY gene encoding rRNA maturation RNase YbeY: protein MISFDLTNETKFRPDSDLIKRAVKNFSQAAKIKSGEFSLVLVKSSTIKKWNRLYRGQDKITDVLSFAEAEAEFIEEKNNLGEILICVSRAKEQAKSYGWDLNQEVIRLLIHGLAHLIGYEHEGVSVVTRQQMEKFESKVLKEI, encoded by the coding sequence ATGATAAGTTTTGATTTGACTAATGAAACCAAGTTTCGTCCGGATTCCGACTTAATTAAAAGGGCAGTCAAGAATTTTTCTCAAGCAGCAAAAATTAAATCAGGGGAATTTTCTTTAGTCTTAGTTAAGTCATCAACGATTAAGAAATGGAATCGTTTGTACCGAGGCCAAGATAAAATTACTGATGTTTTAAGTTTTGCGGAAGCGGAAGCGGAGTTTATTGAAGAAAAAAATAATTTGGGCGAGATATTGATTTGCGTTAGTCGGGCTAAAGAGCAGGCGAAATCTTACGGCTGGGATCTGAACCAAGAGGTTATTAGACTATTGATCCACGGATTAGCCCATTTGATCGGCTATGAACATGAAGGCGTCTCAGTCGTTACTCGTCAGCAGATGGAAAAATTTGAGTCCAAAGTGTTAAAGGAAATTTAA
- the ftsA gene encoding cell division protein FtsA, with the protein MPKSHLITGLDIGSTAIRIAVGERSKNDTKIRIIGAVEGPSAGISKGVIVGSEDAISSISAVIERAERMIGQPIERAWVGINGSHIVTTESHGVVAVSKSNGEITYSDVDRVIEAAKAVASPPNYEILHVIPKSFTVDQQVGIKDPVGMTGIRLEVDAQIIQGQSAQIKNLSNCVYRTKLNIDDLVLSILAAAECVLTTKQKEMGVVVVNLGGKTTSLAVFEEGDLLHTSVISLGSDYITSDIALYSQISAETAEKIKVREGSCSYKEFKRQEEVKFAAVGGMEEGTFNKREIAQVIGMRVEEIFEQVDRELKKIGKSGMLPAGAVITGGGAKIDGIIEAAKRSLRLPASVGYPHDLVSALDRASDPAFTAAIGLVLWGDHLAGGNFSHASSFSWNGSAVGGLIGKIKNIFKTLLP; encoded by the coding sequence ATGCCCAAAAGCCATTTGATCACCGGATTGGATATCGGCTCGACCGCCATTAGGATCGCGGTGGGAGAACGTTCCAAAAACGACACTAAGATAAGAATTATCGGCGCGGTTGAAGGACCATCTGCTGGGATTTCTAAAGGAGTTATTGTCGGTTCCGAGGACGCCATTTCTTCTATCTCTGCTGTCATTGAAAGAGCTGAACGTATGATCGGTCAGCCGATTGAACGTGCTTGGGTGGGAATTAATGGCAGTCATATTGTAACCACTGAATCACATGGCGTTGTAGCTGTCTCTAAAAGCAATGGCGAGATAACTTATTCAGATGTTGATCGGGTGATTGAGGCGGCTAAGGCCGTGGCTTCACCACCGAATTATGAGATTTTGCATGTCATTCCGAAAAGTTTCACTGTTGATCAACAAGTCGGTATTAAAGATCCGGTTGGCATGACTGGTATCCGTTTGGAGGTTGATGCACAGATTATTCAAGGCCAGTCCGCTCAAATAAAAAATTTAAGCAATTGCGTTTATCGTACCAAGTTAAATATCGACGATTTAGTTTTGTCTATTTTAGCAGCCGCTGAATGCGTTTTGACCACTAAGCAGAAAGAGATGGGAGTGGTCGTGGTGAATTTAGGAGGCAAGACCACTTCTTTGGCTGTTTTTGAAGAGGGCGATTTGTTGCATACCTCCGTCATTTCCTTGGGCTCAGATTATATTACTTCAGATATTGCTTTATACTCTCAAATTTCCGCTGAAACTGCAGAAAAAATAAAAGTTCGCGAGGGCAGTTGTTCTTATAAGGAATTCAAGCGTCAGGAAGAAGTGAAATTTGCCGCGGTTGGCGGTATGGAAGAAGGAACCTTTAACAAGCGGGAAATAGCTCAAGTTATCGGTATGCGCGTGGAGGAGATTTTCGAACAAGTTGACCGCGAACTGAAGAAAATTGGCAAATCAGGTATGTTGCCGGCAGGAGCTGTTATTACCGGTGGCGGAGCTAAAATTGATGGTATTATTGAAGCGGCTAAGCGATCATTGCGTTTGCCCGCATCCGTTGGCTACCCACATGATTTGGTTTCGGCTTTGGACCGCGCTTCCGATCCGGCCTTTACCGCGGCTATCGGTTTGGTGCTTTGGGGGGATCATTTAGCTGGAGGTAATTTCAGTCACGCCAGTAGCTTTTCTTGGAACGGTTCGGCCGTTGGCGGATTAATCGGGAAGATTAAGAACATTTTTAAAACTCTTTTACCATAA
- the ftsZ gene encoding cell division protein FtsZ, with product MPEIKPEIETIAKIRVVGVGGSGGSAINRMVTAKIRGVDFIAINTDLQALHHNLADRKHKLPIGQKLTRGLGAGMNPEVGLSAAQENAAEIRELLRGSDMVFITCGLGGGTGTGASPVVAQIAKELGALVVAVVTKPFTFEGKKRQQIAEDGLEVLSQNVDAIITIPNDKVSQIIDQKTSMVDAFKAIDDILRQGIQGISEIITVPALINVDFADVKAIMKEAGSALMSIGESSGETRSQMAARMAISSPLLDLSIEGAKGILFVITGGSSLTMSEVGEIADVITKGADENAKIIFGANIDEGMKDKIRVTLLATGFGDGIRSDNNRNNPLKNKLNSIFVDKSPKNVDEEIKITKNSFGRSNQETVVKVKSLTDDEARAEKHGFWGAKPLTKDKVAVEMEETLSDIEEIESEGQEIMPVSSPDRVNRILDEGEDEDLEIPTFLRKKMK from the coding sequence ATGCCTGAAATTAAACCGGAAATTGAAACCATCGCTAAGATTCGGGTGGTGGGTGTAGGAGGATCAGGAGGGTCGGCGATCAATCGAATGGTCACAGCCAAAATCAGAGGCGTTGATTTTATAGCTATCAACACTGATTTGCAGGCTTTGCATCATAATTTAGCCGATCGTAAACATAAGTTGCCTATTGGGCAAAAATTGACCCGTGGTTTAGGCGCGGGAATGAACCCGGAGGTTGGTTTGTCGGCCGCCCAAGAAAATGCTGCTGAAATTCGCGAACTTTTGCGCGGTTCCGATATGGTATTCATTACCTGTGGTTTGGGTGGGGGTACCGGCACTGGAGCTTCACCGGTAGTCGCACAAATCGCCAAGGAGCTGGGAGCATTAGTAGTGGCTGTTGTGACTAAACCATTTACTTTTGAAGGCAAGAAGCGTCAACAGATAGCCGAAGATGGCCTGGAGGTATTGTCGCAAAACGTTGATGCCATTATTACTATACCCAACGACAAAGTCAGTCAAATCATCGATCAAAAAACTTCCATGGTTGATGCCTTTAAGGCGATAGATGATATTTTGCGTCAGGGTATCCAGGGCATTTCGGAAATCATTACCGTGCCTGCTTTGATAAATGTTGATTTTGCCGACGTTAAAGCAATTATGAAAGAAGCTGGCTCAGCTTTAATGTCCATTGGAGAGAGCAGTGGTGAAACCAGATCGCAGATGGCCGCTCGTATGGCTATATCCTCCCCCCTATTAGATCTTTCCATTGAAGGAGCTAAAGGCATTTTGTTTGTAATTACCGGCGGATCCAGTTTGACCATGTCAGAAGTTGGAGAAATAGCCGATGTTATTACTAAGGGGGCAGATGAAAACGCTAAGATTATTTTTGGTGCCAATATTGACGAGGGAATGAAGGATAAGATTCGGGTCACCTTATTAGCCACCGGCTTTGGTGACGGGATTAGGAGTGATAATAATAGAAACAATCCTTTGAAAAATAAGCTAAACTCCATTTTTGTTGATAAAAGTCCAAAAAATGTCGACGAAGAGATAAAAATAACTAAAAACTCCTTCGGTCGATCCAATCAAGAGACCGTAGTGAAGGTTAAATCACTGACAGATGATGAGGCAAGAGCGGAGAAACATGGTTTTTGGGGGGCAAAACCTCTAACTAAGGATAAAGTTGCTGTTGAAATGGAAGAAACATTATCAGATATAGAAGAAATTGAATCGGAAGGTCAGGAAATCATGCCGGTTTCTTCTCCGGACAGGGTGAATAGGATTCTGGATGAGGGGGAAGATGAGGACTTAGAAATCCCTACTTTCCTGCGGAAAAAAATGAAATAA
- a CDS encoding ribonucleoside triphosphate reductase produces METQIKQVRKRNGDIADFDQKKVTAALYKALVAVGRDDQDLTQVLSEKVVHIINSKFHPRSIPAIEEIQDVVEEVLIKDDLVKAAKAYIIYREQHSRLRELKKLLNSNDIIEGYLNKIDWRVKENANMAYSLQGLNNHVASAVSSHYWLNKIYPPEIRNAHNDGTMHIHDLQLLAVYCCGWDLQTLLRLGFGGVEGKVQSKPPKRFRVALGQIVNFFYTLQGEAAGAQAFANFDTLLAPFIRYEGLEYNQVKQSMQEFVFNMNVPTRVGFQTPFTNLTFDLVCPSTLANEPVLIGGIPQRETYKEFQREMDLINRAFAEVMMEGDARGRVFTFPIPTYNISKDFNWQNEVLNPIWEMTAKYGIPYFANFINSDMKAEDARSMCCRLRLDNRELRKRGGGMFAANPLTGSVGVVTINLPRIGYLSKGNEEMLFSRLAQVMDLARQSLKLKRGILENFTEMGLYPYSRYFLNDIKERFGQYWRNHFNTVGINGMNEAVLNFLDKPLSSKEGGELASKMMDFMLQRLVTFQEEDDQLYNLEATPAEGATYRFAKRDKELHPDILVANEGQYKERGAAPYYTNSTHFPVNYSTDIFDVLEKQDNLQIKYTGGTVVHIFLGEKMPDIESTKNLVKKVAESFHLPYYTLTPTFSICPKHGYLPGEHRYCPICDDEIGYIREQKEKLPL; encoded by the coding sequence ATGGAAACTCAGATTAAACAGGTAAGGAAGCGCAATGGCGACATTGCTGACTTTGACCAGAAAAAAGTTACCGCTGCTTTATATAAGGCTTTGGTAGCAGTGGGGCGCGATGACCAGGATTTGACTCAGGTCCTGTCTGAAAAGGTGGTGCATATAATTAATAGTAAATTCCACCCGCGGTCTATTCCGGCCATTGAGGAAATTCAAGATGTTGTTGAAGAGGTTTTGATTAAAGATGATTTAGTTAAGGCGGCTAAGGCTTACATCATTTACCGCGAGCAGCATTCCCGTTTACGTGAACTCAAGAAGTTGCTTAATTCCAATGACATTATTGAAGGGTATCTGAATAAAATCGACTGGCGCGTCAAAGAAAATGCCAATATGGCCTATTCTTTGCAAGGCTTGAATAATCATGTGGCCTCGGCAGTATCTTCTCATTATTGGCTCAACAAGATTTATCCTCCGGAGATCAGGAATGCTCATAACGACGGTACGATGCATATTCACGATCTCCAGCTTTTGGCCGTTTACTGTTGTGGCTGGGACCTTCAGACTTTGTTACGATTGGGTTTTGGCGGCGTGGAAGGAAAGGTGCAGAGCAAGCCGCCTAAACGTTTCCGCGTGGCTTTAGGCCAGATTGTTAATTTTTTCTATACTTTGCAAGGCGAAGCGGCCGGCGCTCAGGCCTTCGCTAATTTTGACACTTTGTTGGCCCCATTTATCAGATATGAGGGATTAGAGTATAATCAAGTTAAGCAGTCCATGCAGGAATTTGTGTTTAACATGAATGTGCCGACCAGGGTAGGGTTCCAGACGCCCTTTACCAACTTAACCTTTGACCTGGTTTGTCCCTCAACCTTAGCCAATGAGCCGGTTCTAATCGGTGGCATTCCACAACGCGAAACCTACAAAGAATTTCAGCGAGAGATGGACTTGATCAATCGCGCTTTTGCCGAAGTAATGATGGAAGGCGATGCTAGGGGGCGTGTTTTTACTTTTCCTATCCCGACTTACAATATTTCTAAGGATTTTAATTGGCAAAATGAGGTACTTAATCCGATTTGGGAGATGACCGCCAAATATGGCATACCGTATTTTGCCAATTTTATTAATTCGGACATGAAAGCAGAAGATGCCCGGTCCATGTGTTGTCGTTTGCGTTTGGATAATCGGGAATTGCGCAAACGCGGCGGAGGTATGTTTGCCGCCAATCCTTTGACCGGCTCAGTAGGCGTGGTAACGATTAATTTGCCCCGCATTGGTTATCTGTCTAAAGGCAATGAAGAAATGCTTTTTTCTCGTTTGGCCCAGGTAATGGATTTAGCCCGCCAGTCATTGAAATTGAAGCGTGGAATTCTGGAGAATTTTACCGAGATGGGCCTATATCCCTACTCCCGTTATTTCTTGAATGACATTAAAGAGCGGTTTGGACAATATTGGCGCAATCATTTCAATACGGTCGGCATTAATGGCATGAATGAGGCAGTTTTAAACTTTTTAGACAAACCACTTAGCTCCAAAGAGGGCGGGGAGTTAGCCAGTAAAATGATGGATTTCATGTTGCAACGTCTGGTGACTTTTCAGGAAGAGGACGACCAATTGTATAATTTAGAAGCTACACCGGCCGAAGGAGCGACTTATCGTTTTGCTAAAAGGGATAAAGAGCTTCACCCTGATATTTTAGTCGCTAATGAAGGGCAGTATAAAGAACGGGGAGCTGCCCCTTACTATACAAACTCCACTCATTTTCCAGTTAATTATTCAACCGATATTTTTGATGTTTTAGAGAAGCAGGATAATCTGCAAATAAAGTATACCGGCGGTACCGTAGTCCATATTTTCCTAGGCGAAAAGATGCCAGATATTGAGAGTACTAAAAACCTAGTGAAGAAGGTCGCCGAAAGCTTTCATTTGCCTTACTATACTTTGACCCCGACTTTTTCCATCTGTCCTAAGCATGGTTACTTGCCAGGCGAGCATCGTTATTGTCCGATATGCGATGACGAAATCGGTTATATCAGAGAACAAAAGGAGAAATTACCATTGTAA
- the nrdD gene encoding anaerobic ribonucleoside-triphosphate reductase: protein MEGDNKEILRQPCEVYSRVVGYIRPVDQWNPGKQSEFTDRKTFDNCRTCSVEELPV from the coding sequence ATGGAAGGTGACAACAAAGAAATTTTAAGGCAGCCCTGCGAAGTTTATTCGCGGGTTGTTGGTTACATTAGGCCGGTAGATCAATGGAATCCAGGCAAGCAGTCGGAATTCACTGATCGCAAGACCTTTGATAACTGTCGGACTTGTTCCGTGGAAGAACTGCCGGTTTAA
- a CDS encoding anaerobic ribonucleoside-triphosphate reductase activating protein, translating to MRIGGLQPVTLLDYPQKMAAIVFTYGCNMRCPFCYNPQLVLPGLPADRLYDEDQVINFLKRRKKYLDGLVITGGEPTLQKGLIGFLAKMKKIGYSVKLDTNGLLPESLKDLLDRELVDYIAMDIKGPLEEYEKYAGVTPEGVEKSIALVMSSGLPYEFRSTLVKGWHNRTDIAIMAETIKNADLYYLQNFQDSECLAGKDFSGKPFFKKELEGFRQLAEDWVKKCVIR from the coding sequence ATGAGAATAGGTGGTCTTCAGCCGGTTACATTATTGGATTATCCGCAAAAAATGGCAGCAATCGTATTTACCTACGGGTGTAATATGCGCTGTCCTTTTTGTTATAATCCGCAATTGGTTTTGCCTGGCCTGCCAGCTGATAGGCTGTACGATGAAGATCAAGTGATTAATTTTTTAAAGCGACGAAAAAAATATCTTGATGGTTTGGTTATTACCGGTGGCGAGCCGACATTACAAAAAGGACTAATAGGATTTCTTGCTAAAATGAAGAAAATCGGTTACTCTGTTAAATTAGATACTAATGGCTTATTGCCGGAGTCGCTTAAAGATTTATTGGATCGAGAATTGGTTGATTATATTGCTATGGATATTAAGGGGCCACTCGAAGAATATGAAAAATATGCCGGTGTTACGCCTGAAGGCGTTGAGAAAAGTATTGCTTTAGTGATGTCCAGTGGTTTGCCTTATGAGTTCAGAAGCACTTTAGTTAAAGGATGGCATAACCGGACGGATATTGCGATTATGGCGGAAACAATCAAAAATGCCGATTTATATTATTTGCAGAATTTTCAGGACAGTGAGTGTTTGGCTGGTAAAGATTTTTCCGGTAAGCCGTTTTTTAAAAAAGAATTGGAGGGATTTCGTCAATTAGCGGAAGACTGGGTGAAGAAATGTGTTATAAGATAA
- the prfB gene encoding peptide chain release factor 2 (programmed frameshift) yields MNDLLIKIKELQDKVPPLGGYFDPDQAEKELKQLEVKMSKPEFWSDSETAKAVSKQYDDLKKEAATWQKLTDSLVELLELSKIFDSSGELDGHQSELTDKLQQLQAEYDRLEFAVLFSGKYDKENAVFSIHAGTGGVDAMDWAQILVRMYLRFCERHGFEAKIIDETAGGEAGIKSATIEVTGRYAYGWLKAEGGVHRLVRISPFDAEKMRHTSFALVEVLPELEEVESIEIKDEDIKVEAFRAGGHGGQSVNTTDSAVRLTHLPTGIAVKCQNERSQLQNKTKALKILKSRLLQYYQEEAGQKKEKIKGEYRQAQWGNQARSYVLQPYRLVKDHRTGYETADTDRVLDGEIDDFVGAYLKQQAGK; encoded by the exons ATGAATGATTTATTAATAAAAATTAAAGAGCTGCAAGATAAAGTA CCGCCACTTGGAGGTTACTTTGACCCCGATCAAGCTGAAAAAGAACTGAAGCAATTGGAAGTCAAGATGTCTAAGCCGGAATTTTGGTCTGATTCCGAAACCGCCAAGGCCGTGAGCAAACAGTATGATGATTTAAAAAAAGAGGCGGCGACTTGGCAAAAGTTAACCGATAGTTTGGTAGAACTTTTGGAATTGTCGAAAATTTTCGACAGTAGCGGAGAGTTGGATGGTCATCAGTCCGAGTTAACGGATAAATTACAGCAACTGCAAGCAGAATATGACCGCTTGGAATTTGCTGTTTTATTTTCTGGTAAATATGATAAAGAAAATGCGGTATTTTCGATTCATGCCGGCACTGGCGGCGTAGATGCGATGGATTGGGCGCAAATATTAGTCAGAATGTATTTGCGTTTTTGTGAACGTCACGGTTTTGAAGCTAAGATTATTGATGAAACAGCGGGTGGCGAGGCCGGAATCAAATCAGCAACTATTGAGGTGACTGGGCGTTACGCTTATGGCTGGTTGAAGGCCGAGGGAGGTGTGCACAGATTGGTGCGTATTTCACCGTTTGACGCGGAGAAAATGCGCCATACTTCCTTTGCTTTGGTGGAGGTGTTGCCAGAATTAGAGGAAGTGGAGTCTATAGAAATTAAAGATGAAGATATTAAAGTGGAGGCTTTCCGCGCTGGCGGTCATGGTGGCCAATCGGTCAATACCACTGACTCCGCTGTCCGCCTGACTCATTTGCCGACCGGTATCGCCGTTAAGTGTCAAAATGAAAGATCACAGTTGCAAAATAAGACTAAAGCGCTGAAAATTTTAAAGTCAAGGCTATTACAGTATTATCAGGAAGAGGCTGGACAGAAGAAAGAAAAAATCAAAGGCGAATATCGCCAGGCTCAGTGGGGCAATCAGGCTCGCTCCTATGTCTTGCAGCCTTATCGCTTAGTTAAAGATCATCGCACTGGTTATGAGACGGCCGATACTGATCGAGTACTTGACGGAGAAATTGATGATTTTGTCGGCGCTTACCTTAAACAACAAGCCGGAAAGTAA
- a CDS encoding ComEC/Rec2 family competence protein, giving the protein MSLSRAQLLFFSCLAFIAGVFFGNFFNLPAFGLFCLGLILLFSTVVSSFKIKDKAKNNNRLFIIFLLFSFFVFGWWRYVLALPDYSQPDRLSGHTSSTVEFIGRVASIDRTIDNQKLMIKADYLVRAVPDFSPTLEIRNQPVAGRAAVKTGLYPEWRLAEKVTVDCHLVRPGMIEDFDYARYLRKDKVFVSCILAEVSSLSLPDNFSVLGNIGRLKSWLAQGINNSLSEPQASIIRGIILGDSRGIPESYSTIFANLGLTHIIAVSGSHLVVVFAIILSLLIALGIRRQKTFWPSVFIIAGYVLLVGTPASAVRSAIMALAALYAVTLGRLTGIKNILACTAAIMLLFNPFILLDDVGFQLSFSSVLGLGYLLPIFRQRFRNWPELWQLKEMFLTTVSAQLSTLPLVVYYFGRLSLLSLPANLLILPIIPPLMILGLINAIVGVVFPFLGQIIGWLTWLAVQYWLIVSSLIDSLPLSSVGFSGFGVPALILSYILLGWFVRHQEKKT; this is encoded by the coding sequence ATGTCATTAAGCCGTGCTCAGTTGTTATTTTTTTCTTGCCTCGCTTTTATTGCCGGAGTGTTCTTCGGTAATTTTTTTAATTTGCCAGCTTTTGGACTTTTTTGCTTAGGATTGATTCTATTGTTTTCGACTGTCGTTTCCAGTTTTAAGATTAAAGATAAGGCTAAAAATAATAACCGATTATTTATTATTTTTTTGCTTTTTAGTTTTTTTGTTTTTGGCTGGTGGCGTTACGTCTTAGCTTTGCCCGATTACAGCCAGCCGGATAGATTAAGCGGCCATACTTCATCCACAGTAGAGTTCATCGGCCGGGTCGCCAGTATTGATAGGACGATTGACAACCAGAAGTTGATGATCAAAGCTGATTATTTAGTCCGGGCAGTCCCAGATTTTTCTCCAACATTAGAAATAAGAAATCAGCCGGTGGCCGGTCGAGCAGCAGTTAAGACTGGTTTATATCCGGAGTGGCGATTGGCGGAAAAAGTTACGGTTGATTGCCACTTAGTCCGCCCGGGAATGATTGAAGATTTTGATTATGCCAGGTATCTAAGAAAAGACAAAGTTTTTGTTTCTTGTATTCTGGCTGAAGTGAGTTCATTATCTTTGCCGGATAACTTTTCAGTTTTGGGGAATATTGGCCGTCTAAAGTCTTGGTTGGCCCAGGGCATTAATAACTCCTTGTCTGAGCCCCAAGCTTCAATTATCAGGGGTATTATTTTAGGTGATAGCCGTGGCATTCCTGAATCTTACAGTACGATCTTTGCCAATTTAGGTTTGACGCATATCATTGCCGTGTCCGGTTCACACTTGGTTGTTGTTTTTGCTATTATTTTGAGTTTGCTTATCGCTCTGGGTATCAGAAGACAGAAAACTTTTTGGCCTTCGGTTTTTATTATTGCTGGTTATGTGCTTTTAGTCGGCACTCCGGCTTCGGCCGTAAGATCGGCTATTATGGCGTTAGCAGCGCTTTATGCAGTAACCTTGGGCCGATTGACCGGAATAAAAAATATTCTAGCTTGTACTGCCGCAATCATGCTTTTATTTAATCCTTTTATTTTGCTTGATGATGTTGGTTTTCAATTGTCCTTTTCCTCGGTTTTGGGGTTAGGTTATTTGTTGCCGATTTTCAGACAACGTTTCAGGAATTGGCCGGAATTATGGCAATTAAAGGAAATGTTTTTGACTACCGTTAGCGCTCAACTTTCCACCCTGCCATTAGTCGTGTATTATTTCGGGCGTTTGTCTTTATTGTCTTTGCCGGCCAATTTGTTGATTCTGCCGATTATTCCGCCACTGATGATTCTGGGGTTGATTAATGCGATAGTCGGGGTAGTTTTCCCATTCCTCGGTCAAATAATCGGCTGGTTGACTTGGTTGGCGGTTCAATATTGGCTAATAGTTTCTAGTTTAATTGATTCTTTGCCATTAAGTTCTGTCGGTTTTTCCGGCTTTGGCGTACCGGCGTTAATTCTTTCTTATATTTTGCTAGGCTGGTTTGTCCGGCATCAGGAGAAAAAAACGTAG
- a CDS encoding type II secretion system F family protein, with amino-acid sequence MTRAMQYRMFWFDLAALLDLGLPLMRSLNIICQQLSNTDSFGCGIKKIIEDAQGGLTFSEALAASSMFSSTEICAIRAGEVGEMLCLAVNCIADGRIPSRADQYESFYQILSSLLACGVPILQALKESERGLDPPLREAVEKIHDSIRDGGTIVDAMTETGQFSFMEANLVDVSENRYSPSDSLDIPTVDICSDGCNLDFLLSRLAMLSRRPNNG; translated from the coding sequence ATGACACGAGCCATGCAATATCGGATGTTTTGGTTTGATTTGGCTGCTTTATTGGATTTGGGCTTACCGCTGATGCGATCCCTGAATATCATTTGTCAACAATTATCCAATACTGATAGTTTTGGCTGTGGTATCAAAAAAATTATTGAAGACGCTCAAGGCGGTTTGACTTTTTCGGAGGCTCTGGCCGCTTCTTCAATGTTTTCATCAACCGAGATATGCGCTATTAGGGCTGGAGAAGTAGGTGAAATGTTGTGTTTGGCAGTGAATTGTATTGCTGATGGTAGGATTCCTTCCCGCGCCGATCAATATGAGTCTTTTTATCAGATTTTAAGCAGTCTGCTTGCATGCGGGGTTCCTATTCTGCAAGCGCTGAAAGAAAGTGAAAGAGGGTTGGATCCGCCCTTGAGGGAGGCGGTGGAAAAAATTCATGACTCTATTAGGGATGGTGGCACTATCGTCGATGCTATGACGGAGACAGGACAATTTTCCTTTATGGAAGCCAACCTGGTAGACGTTAGTGAGAATAGGTATTCACCATCCGATTCTTTGGATATACCCACTGTTGATATTTGCAGTGATGGATGCAACCTTGATTTTCTACTGTCCCGTTTGGCTATGTTGAGTCGACGACCTAACAATGGATGA
- a CDS encoding CARDB domain-containing protein, with protein MKKIFLILVVILIAGSISGKPAQAAYLPMSGDLVKTAASPAVYIIDDDLKRHLFSNQATFFTWYSGSWSDQKIKIVTQDEFDQIDNGKNVIVRPGSNLVQFDNSNKVFAVTPGGVLCEVRALYGDNWQSRVIIIQSSFETDYIRDNSCILTSVSKLPDGSIIQYVGSKDIYLIDAGTKRKVTTNGFSVNGYKDSSVIKNVPTTMTYTSGKTSVTAAERGLSILYSLAYSLTPTSPTKPDLIVYDIIFPTSQPKANTNYNVVLQIKNTGSALTTSAGLRNISFIGQDFTINTINHGDYPSISRPLGTSQIFEITYNGKFIASGKKTLTAKVDEPSELAEVNENNNTYSEYVTVIP; from the coding sequence ATGAAAAAAATATTTCTAATTTTAGTTGTTATCTTGATTGCTGGCAGTATCAGCGGTAAGCCGGCTCAAGCCGCTTATTTGCCGATGTCAGGAGATTTAGTCAAGACTGCCGCCAGTCCGGCAGTTTATATTATTGATGACGACCTCAAACGCCACCTGTTCTCCAACCAAGCCACTTTTTTTACTTGGTACAGTGGCAGCTGGTCGGATCAAAAAATCAAGATTGTCACCCAAGATGAATTTGATCAGATAGATAACGGCAAAAATGTCATAGTCAGGCCGGGGAGCAATCTGGTGCAGTTTGACAACAGCAATAAAGTTTTTGCCGTTACTCCCGGCGGCGTATTATGCGAGGTCCGCGCCCTGTACGGTGATAATTGGCAGTCGCGCGTTATTATTATTCAAAGTTCATTTGAGACGGATTATATCAGGGATAATTCCTGTATCCTTACTTCCGTTTCCAAATTGCCCGACGGTTCCATAATCCAGTACGTCGGTTCCAAAGATATTTATTTGATTGACGCCGGCACCAAAAGGAAGGTCACTACCAATGGTTTTAGCGTTAATGGCTATAAAGACAGTTCGGTTATTAAAAACGTCCCGACTACCATGACCTACACCAGCGGCAAGACCTCAGTGACGGCGGCCGAGCGCGGTTTGTCCATTCTTTATAGTTTAGCTTATAGCTTGACTCCGACTTCGCCGACTAAGCCTGATCTGATTGTTTACGATATTATTTTTCCTACCTCGCAACCCAAAGCTAACACCAATTATAATGTGGTGTTGCAAATAAAAAATACCGGTTCGGCTTTGACGACTTCGGCCGGCTTGCGTAATATTTCTTTTATCGGTCAGGATTTTACAATTAATACCATTAACCATGGCGACTATCCTTCCATCTCCAGACCGCTTGGCACTAGTCAAATTTTTGAAATAACTTATAATGGAAAATTCATTGCCAGCGGTAAGAAAACTTTAACCGCTAAGGTGGACGAGCCAAGCGAGTTAGCGGAAGTGAATGAAAACAATAATACTTATTCCGAGTATGTTACCGTTATTCCGTAA